In a genomic window of Babylonia areolata isolate BAREFJ2019XMU chromosome 3, ASM4173473v1, whole genome shotgun sequence:
- the LOC143280432 gene encoding calreticulin-like translates to MVDFFVPLVALLGVALGAPTIYFKEEFDDLWTERWVKSQHLGPNQGQFKLGLGKYYADPMKDRGLQTADNSHFYGISAKFDKFSNERKTLVIQYTVKNEQFIECGGMYLKVYSSELNQTDLYSETPYLIMFGPDICGSDKKVHVIFNYKGKNLAIKKTIKCKFDELTHMYTLVVRPDNTYEVLIDHRRTESGELEADWDFLEPKKIKDPRAFKPKHWDERQFIDDPDDRKPFDWDQPEHIPDPEASRPEDWDEEMDGPWEPPMMDNPKYKGEWRARQIENPHYSGKWVHPEINNPDYVPDEDLYLYPDISHVGFDLWQVKAGTIFDNILITDDENFAREYGQSTWGKMKDPEKDMKKYHDEQEERLKKVKEERKRKEMEEKMNAPPEGSDDEYEWEGEEEEEEEDDEEYAHDEL, encoded by the exons ATGGTGGACTTTTTCGTGCCGTTGGTGGCACTTTTAGGTGTCGCTCTGGGTGCACCGACGATCTATTTCAAAGAAGAATTTGACG ACTTGTGGACGGAGAGATGGGTGAAATCTCAACACTTGGGCCCCAATCAAGGCCAGTTCAAGCTGGGTCTTGGCAAGTACTATGCAGATCCGATGAAAGACAGAG GTCTACAAACGGCAGACAACTCCCATTTCTACGGCATTTCAGCCAAGTTCGACAAGTTCAGCAACGAACGCAAAACCTTGGTCATTCAGTACACAGTGAAGAACGAGCAGTTTATCGAGTGCGGAGGCATGTACCTCAAAGTGTACTCTTCAGAACTGAATCAGACGGACCTGTACAGTGAGACACCTTACCTCATCATGTTCG GACCTGACATTTGTGGCAGCGACAAGAAGGTGCACGTGATCTTCAACTACAAGGGGAAGAACCTGGCCATCAAGAAGACCATCAAGTGCAAGTTTGACGAGCTGACGCACATGTACACGCTGGTGGTGCGACCCGACAACACCTATGAGGTCCTCATCGACCACCGGAGGACAGAGTCCGGGGAGCTGGAGGCCGACTGGGACTTCCTGGAGCCCAAGAAGATCAAG gaTCCCCGGGCCTTCAAGCCCAAGCACTGGGATGAGCGACAGTTCATCGACGACCCTGACGACCGGAAGCCGTTTGACTGGGATCAGCCCGAGCACATCCCCGACCCTGAAGCGTCCCGCCCCGAGGACTGGGATGAGGAGATGGACGGACCCTGGGAACCTCCCATGATGGACAACCCCAagtataag GGAGAGTGGAGGGCCAGACAGATCGAGAACCCCCACTACAGCGGCAAGTGGGTCCACCCGGAGATCAACAACCCGGACTACGTGCCTGATGAAGACCTCTACCTGTACCCAGACATCAGTCATGTCGGCTTTGATCTGTGGCAG GTTAAAGCGGGAACCATTTTTGACAACATTTTGATCACAGATGACGAAAACTTTGCCAGAGAATATGGCCAGAGCACCTGGGGAAAGATGAAG gaccCTGAGAAGGACATGAAGAAATATCATGACGAACAggaagagaggctgaagaaagtgaaggaggaaaggaaaagaaaagagatggaAG agaaaatgaacgCACCGCCCGAGGGGTCGGATGATGAATATgagtgggaaggagaggaggaagaggaagaggaggatgacgag GAGTACGCGCATGACGAGCTGTAA